The Methanoplanus sp. FWC-SCC4 genome has a window encoding:
- a CDS encoding ATP-binding protein, with protein sequence MKRFIYDTLLKWKESGERKPVIIEGIRQCGKTWILKHFGEAEFKDIAYFNFEYDDRLQKIFEGDLNVSRIIKELGILRNKSIKPGTTILILDEIQVCPRAITSLKYFCENLSELHVAAAGSLLGVAIAQMGKNVSFPVGKVQMLKMYPLNFPEFLLAKDEELLYDYLNDLSQDEKISAAFTGKLEEAYREYLITGGMPEVVSSWVNNHDIGLVETIQSEILGNYEKDFVKYASVSEFPKLTLIWNAIPAQLAKDNQKFIFSHVKHGMRARDLEDSLQWLISAGLIYKVEKIERPYIPVTTSADITYFKIYFSDVGLLRRMSKFPADVVFDTSSLTADMRGILTENFVLTELIANDFQRPFFWKSDGIAEVDYIIQEGVDVVPIEVKSARRTRSRSLTEYRKKYSPRVAVRTSLNNIARHSDEYGEVLEIPLYLIWKLKTYL encoded by the coding sequence ATGAAGCGGTTTATTTACGATACTTTACTTAAATGGAAAGAAAGTGGAGAACGTAAACCTGTTATTATTGAAGGAATTCGCCAGTGCGGAAAAACATGGATATTAAAACACTTTGGTGAAGCTGAATTCAAAGATATCGCTTACTTCAACTTCGAATATGATGACCGGCTGCAAAAGATATTCGAAGGCGACCTGAATGTTTCAAGAATTATCAAAGAACTTGGAATTCTAAGGAATAAATCCATTAAGCCCGGAACAACCATCCTTATATTGGACGAAATTCAGGTTTGTCCCCGTGCGATAACTTCTCTCAAATATTTCTGCGAAAATCTGTCAGAACTCCACGTTGCTGCCGCCGGTTCTCTCTTGGGAGTGGCTATTGCACAGATGGGTAAAAATGTTTCATTTCCGGTTGGCAAAGTGCAGATGCTTAAGATGTATCCTCTTAATTTCCCGGAATTTCTCCTGGCAAAAGACGAAGAACTCCTTTACGATTACCTGAATGATTTATCCCAGGATGAAAAGATATCCGCTGCGTTTACCGGCAAACTGGAGGAAGCATATCGTGAATACCTGATTACGGGAGGTATGCCCGAGGTTGTCAGTTCATGGGTAAATAACCACGACATCGGGCTTGTAGAAACGATACAAAGCGAGATTCTTGGCAATTATGAAAAGGATTTCGTGAAATATGCGTCTGTATCCGAATTTCCAAAACTTACCCTGATCTGGAATGCAATACCTGCTCAGCTTGCAAAGGATAATCAGAAATTCATATTCTCCCATGTAAAGCATGGAATGCGTGCCCGGGATTTGGAAGACTCTCTTCAATGGCTGATATCGGCAGGGCTTATCTACAAGGTCGAAAAAATCGAACGTCCCTATATTCCGGTTACGACATCTGCGGACATTACATACTTCAAGATCTATTTCTCAGATGTAGGACTTTTACGCAGGATGAGCAAATTTCCGGCAGATGTTGTTTTTGATACCTCTTCACTTACCGCCGACATGCGGGGGATTTTAACGGAAAATTTCGTTTTGACAGAGCTTATTGCAAACGATTTCCAAAGACCCTTTTTCTGGAAATCCGACGGGATTGCCGAGGTTGATTATATCATACAGGAAGGCGTTGATGTCGTTCCAATCGAGGTTAAATCAGCAAGAAGAACTCGTTCAAGAAGCCTTACAGAGTACAGGAAAAAATATAGTCCGCGTGTTGCTGTCCGAACCAGTCTCAATAATATTGCCAGGCATTCGGATGAATACGGGGAGGTTCTGGAAATTCCATTATACCTTATCTGGAAACTGAAGACATACCTCTGA
- a CDS encoding type 1 glutamine amidotransferase family protein translates to MFTIYVYVLDTLADWEMGHVISELNSGRFFKKGEERVSLKTVSYSKEPINTMGGLTIVPNCLIDDIVVSETSILLLPGADTWKDPKHGAIIEKASEFLSLGATVCAICGATAALANFGLLDKRPHTSNGPGFLEMFSPGYKGQGYYIDQPSVADNNLITASSTGALLWAKQIIEHLGVFQSDTLESWYEYFSTGEPRHFFALMQTLPSGNEN, encoded by the coding sequence ATGTTTACAATCTATGTTTACGTTCTTGATACTTTAGCCGACTGGGAAATGGGACATGTTATTTCGGAGCTGAATTCTGGTCGATTTTTCAAAAAGGGCGAGGAACGTGTATCGCTCAAAACGGTTAGTTATTCTAAAGAGCCAATCAATACAATGGGCGGATTGACAATAGTGCCCAATTGCTTAATTGATGATATTGTTGTGAGTGAAACAAGCATTTTGCTATTACCAGGCGCAGACACATGGAAAGACCCAAAGCATGGCGCTATTATCGAAAAAGCAAGCGAATTTCTCTCATTAGGCGCTACGGTGTGTGCAATCTGTGGGGCTACCGCTGCGCTTGCCAACTTTGGGCTATTGGATAAGCGTCCACATACCAGTAATGGACCGGGATTTCTTGAAATGTTTTCTCCTGGTTATAAAGGTCAAGGTTATTATATAGACCAGCCATCTGTAGCGGATAACAACCTTATTACTGCAAGTTCCACCGGAGCTTTGTTGTGGGCGAAACAAATTATTGAGCATTTAGGTGTTTTTCAATCAGACACACTGGAATCCTGGTATGAATATTTTAGTACCGGTGAGCCTAGACATTTCTTTGCCCTCATGCAAACTTTGCCGTCTGGCAATGAAAACTGA
- a CDS encoding nucleotidyltransferase family protein, protein MRRSFGVKKIGIFGSFAKGEENPDSDIDIFVEFLPDKKTFDNYMGLKNFLESLFERKVDLVTYEGLNLHIRDSVMSGVIYVT, encoded by the coding sequence ATCAGACGTAGTTTCGGTGTTAAGAAGATCGGCATATTCGGATCTTTTGCAAAGGGAGAGGAGAATCCGGACAGTGATATAGACATATTCGTAGAATTCCTGCCAGACAAAAAAACATTTGACAATTATATGGGCCTGAAAAATTTCCTTGAATCACTCTTTGAAAGGAAAGTCGATCTCGTAACATATGAAGGTCTAAATCTTCATATTCGTGATAGTGTCATGAGTGGAGTAATCTATGTCACGTGA
- a CDS encoding HepT-like ribonuclease domain-containing protein, with translation MSRDIDLYLDDFIDVVESILDYTSGIDYDDFISNKMCIDAVIKNLLVIGEAVKMIPEEIKLEHPAIDWKNVAGLRDVLIHAYFRIDNDLLWDIIQNKLEDLRDEVLKISE, from the coding sequence ATGTCACGTGATATAGACCTTTATCTTGACGATTTCATAGATGTAGTTGAAAGTATTCTGGATTATACTTCAGGGATCGATTATGACGATTTCATCTCAAATAAGATGTGCATCGATGCGGTCATAAAGAATCTCCTTGTTATCGGCGAGGCAGTTAAGATGATACCTGAAGAAATTAAATTGGAACATCCTGCAATCGACTGGAAGAATGTTGCAGGACTCCGTGATGTTCTCATCCATGCCTATTTTAGAATTGATAATGATCTTCTCTGGGATATCATTCAGAATAAACTTGAAGATCTCAGAGATGAGGTTTTGAAAATCTCTGAATAA
- a CDS encoding viperin family antiviral radical SAM protein, with protein MPMQSTIKSVNWHITPRCNYRCRFCFAQNFHDGVVPYDKGLQILEKLANAGMTKINFAGGEPLLHPRILDYCRESKNLGMTVSITTNGSKLNPAKIRKMAGTVDWIGLSIDSSLDTVEAELGRGTGNHVSNCLESAIYLHQAGIKLKINTCVNALTFQENMIPLIRMLNPDRWKVLQMMHIDGENDFARDLEISPGDFRYFVERHRNVMLENGTSPVFESADDMESSYFMLTPGGFVKSDAGRKVTLYPLDEVIEKGIDNFVSEMKYQERGAIYEWS; from the coding sequence ATGCCAATGCAATCCACTATAAAATCCGTCAACTGGCACATAACTCCACGATGCAATTACAGATGCAGATTTTGTTTTGCACAGAATTTCCATGACGGAGTTGTTCCCTATGATAAAGGACTGCAAATATTAGAGAAGCTTGCCAATGCAGGAATGACAAAAATAAATTTTGCCGGCGGGGAGCCATTACTTCATCCAAGAATTCTGGATTACTGCAGAGAATCAAAAAATCTTGGAATGACAGTATCAATTACAACAAACGGTTCCAAATTAAATCCGGCCAAAATCAGAAAAATGGCAGGAACTGTTGACTGGATAGGACTTTCCATTGATTCATCACTTGATACGGTTGAGGCTGAACTTGGCCGTGGAACAGGAAACCATGTATCAAATTGTCTGGAATCGGCAATATATCTGCATCAGGCCGGGATTAAACTTAAAATAAACACCTGTGTAAATGCTCTTACATTTCAGGAGAATATGATCCCCCTGATACGGATGCTAAATCCTGATCGGTGGAAAGTTCTTCAGATGATGCACATTGACGGAGAAAACGACTTTGCAAGAGATTTGGAGATTTCACCGGGTGATTTCAGATATTTTGTGGAGCGTCACAGAAATGTAATGCTTGAAAACGGCACATCACCTGTCTTTGAATCGGCAGATGATATGGAGAGTTCTTATTTTATGCTCACTCCCGGAGGCTTTGTTAAAAGCGATGCCGGCAGAAAAGTGACACTTTATCCACTTGATGAAGTAATAGAAAAGGGAATAGATAACTTTGTATCCGAGATGAAATATCAGGAGAGAGGGGCAATATATGAATGGTCATGA